Proteins from a genomic interval of Betta splendens chromosome 10, fBetSpl5.4, whole genome shotgun sequence:
- the si:dkey-27i16.2 gene encoding regulator of cell cycle RGCC-like, whose protein sequence is MSSDINTALDAELGELLQEFQDVVEELKAPSQSKPHAYQHVLQEAKSRTGLGDDSGVEDSDYSSEASLGNSLNTSEEELHTAGVKLAPKAKLGDTRELDSFIDALDRELAEM, encoded by the exons ATGTCCTCAGACATTAACACAG CGCTGGACGCCGAGCTGggcgagctgctgcaggagttcCAGGatgtggtggaggagctgaaggcccCGTCTCAGAGCAAACCTCACGCCTACCAGCACGTGCTGCAGGAAGCCAAGAGCCGCACGGGGCTGGGAGACGACAGCGGAGTGGAGGACTCGGATTACA GCAGCGAGGCCTCTCTGGGAAACAGCTTGAACACCAGCGAGGAAGAGCTTCACACAGCAGGCGTAAAGCTGGCACCGAAAG CCAAGCTGGGAGACACGAGGGAACTGGATAGTTTCATCGACGCGTTGGACCGGGAGCTTGCTG aGATGTga
- the pcdh20 gene encoding protocadherin-20 produces the protein MGHGTPDNMNWARLLQNLLLLVHLRPIGCRSVQFALPEEREPGTLAGSLRENFPAPYQLLTQDFLWLDGSTGNLYTTERKMDREALCPEETKAEECIILLTAVVGPSGDLIQFPVIIGDINDNAPHFENSEIHLRVSEDVTVGTSLLLDDQATDRDAGRNGELRYHLQGDEGPFDLKVSGHFMALTVNAALDREAQDRYQMLLVAADCGAAPLSATAALIVTVTDVDDNCPSFGSGGALSVTLPGDSPKNTLVAQVRATDPDSGPNAAIVYSLSPRVSERAKELFSLDSLTGSIRLTRDLQSDNSDELVLKVLASGLHCPPADTQVTVSVLPKATQEPTIKIGFIAERQNQTMVLPENQPPTVLAVLQLEGDSSFKGSSLAIEGEVPFTLSLQNGKYLLSTSKPLDYEIKREHHISVVAQGGSAEGPVIVLSRSAIRVLVVDVNDNAPRFSRPHYQLEVEENNPPGAALLQVRASDADGGANGRVTYRLHEHAPPVFSVDPASGQLSVSASLDREQQGAHTLTVFARDSGSPPLESEATISILVLDQNDNAPVFLTPHFIFFIPENVPPLAPVGKLGVADLDEGGNGNIELRVVNSSGPFVVDDTQGTLRATTSLDRETEDRYELYLLASDHGRPAALTSSARVTIFVEDINDNQPKVILPSSNCSCLTVSPATTAGATVTKIYAVDEDSGSNSEITYALAAPEPVPSSSPFQLDPRSGDITLAQQLRQEDLGMHHLFVVVRDGGKPVPLYSTVWVNLLVNQSAEPCRLDKAPTWTGTRDLVHPPLKAPICEVQSPRYAQAALLAGLCMMLAAVFLLAVAAVLHLKQRRGKKQQIEENQIALRLQDKYYSDD, from the exons ATGGGCCATGGGACTCCTGATAATATGAACTGGGCCCGGCTACTGCAG aacctgctgctcctggtccACCTCAGGCCGATCGGATGCCGTTCCGTCCAGTTCGCCCTCCCCGAGGAACGGGAGCCCGGCACTCTGGCCGGGTCGCTCCGTGAAAACTTCCCGGCTCCGTACCAGCTGCTCACCCAGGACTTCCTGTGGCTGGACGGGAGCACGGGCAACTTGTACACCACTGAGCGAAAGATGGATCGCGAGGCCCTCTGCCCCGAGGAGACAAAAGCCGAGGAATGCATTATTCTGCTCACCGCTGTCGTGGGGCCCTCAGGAGACCTTATACAGTTCCCTGTGATCATAGGAGACATAAATGACAATGCGCCTCATTTTGAAAACAGCGAAATACACCTGAGGGTGTCTGAGGACGTGACTGTGGGGACTAGTTTGCTTTTGGACGACCAGGCAACGGACCGGGACGCCGGTCGTAATGGAGAGCTGCGGTACCACCTACAGGGCGACGAGGGGCCGTTTGATTTAAAGGTCAGCGGGCATTTTATGGCGCTGACCGTGAACGCGGCCCTGGACAGGGAGGCTCAGGACCGGTACCAGATGCTGCTGGTGGCCGCCGACTGCGGCGCAGCCCCTTTAAGTGCCACGGCGGCTTTAATCGTCACGGTGACAGACGTTGACGACAACTGTCCCAGCTTCGGCTCGGGCGGCGCCCTCAGCGTCACCCTCCCCGGGGACTCTCCCAAGAACACGCTGGTGGCTCAGGTCAGAGCCACGGACCCAGACTCGGGCCCGAACGCGGCCATCGTTTACTCCCTCAGTCCCAGAGTCTCAGAGCGGGCCAAGGAGCTGTTTAGCCTCGACAGCCTCACTGGGTCCATCAGACTAACACGGGACCTCCAGAGTGACAACTCTGACGAGCTGGTGTTGAAAGTGTTAGCTAGCGGCCTTCATTGCCCCCCAGCAGACACTCAAGTGACGGTATCGGTGCTCCCCAAGGCGACGCAGGAGCCGACGATCAAGATCGGGTTCATAGCCGAGCGTCAGAACCAGACCATGGTGTTACCAGAGAACCAGCCCCCCACCGTCTTAGCTGTTTTACAGCTTGAGGGTGACAGCAGCTTTAAAGGCTCCTCTCTTGCCATTGAGGGTGAAGTGCCTTTCACTTTAAGCCTACAGAATGGCAAATATCTGCTTTCCACATCAAAGCCCCTAGACTACGAGATAAAAAGGGAACATCATATTTCTGTGGTAGCGCAGGGGGGCTCGGCTGAAGGGCCTGTGATCGTTCTTTCTAGAAGCGCGATCAGGGTGTTGGTGGTGGATGTTAACGACAACGCCCCGCGTTTCTCCCGGCCTCACTaccagctggaggtggaggaaaacaACCCGCCCGgagcggcgctgctgcaggtccGGGCCTCAGACGCAGACGGCGGCGCCAACGGCAGGGTGACCTACAGGCTGCACGAACACGCGCCCCCCGTCTTCAGCGTCGACCCCGCGTCGGGTCAACTGTCTGTGTCAGCCTCTCTGGATCGGGAACAGCAGGGCGCGCACACGCTCACGGTGTTTGCACGAGATAGCGGCTCCCCTCCGCTGGAGTCCGAGGCCACGATATCCATTCTCGTTTTGGACCAGAATGACAATGCACCTGTTTTCCTAACGCCCCACTTTATCTTTTTCATCCCTGAGAATGTACCGCCGCTCGCCCCAGTGGGGAAGTTAGGGGTTGCAGACCTAGACGAGGGGGGGAATGGGAACATAGAGCTGCGTGTTGTAAACAGCAGTGGACCTTTTGTTGTGGATGACACCCAGGGGACTCTTCGCGCCACTACTAGCTTGGATCGCGAGACAGAGGACCGCTATGAACTCTACCTGCTGGCCAGCGATCACGGGCGCCCGGCAGCTTTGACTTCCTCCGCCAGGGTAACTATCTTTGTGGAGGACATCAATGACAACCAGCCCAAAGTGATCCTGCCCAGCAGCAACTGCTCCTGCCTGACCGTCTCTCCAGCAACGACGGCGGGCGCCACGGTGACAAAGATCTACGCCGTGGATGAGGACTCGGGGTCGAATTCGGAGATTACTTACGCCCTGGCCGCACCGGAGCCGGTGCCGAGCAGCAGCCCCTTCCAGCTGGACCCAAGGTCAGGGGACATCACGTTAGCCCAGCAGCTTCGGCAGGAGGACCTGGGGATGCATCACCTGTTTGTTGTGGTCAGAGACGGCGGGAAGCCGGTCCCGCTGTACAGCACCGTCTGGGTCAATCTGCTGGTCAACCAAAGCGCGGAGCCGTGTCGCTTGGACAAGGCGCCCACGTGGACGGGGACACGCGATTTGGTGCACCCCCCCTTAAAGGCCCCCATCTGTGAGGTACAGAGCCCCAGATACGCCCAGGCCGCGCTGCTAGCAGGCCTGTGTATGATGCTAGCAGCCGTGTTTCTGCTAGCCGTGGCGGCGGTTCTTCACCTGAAGCAGAGGCGAGGCAAAAAGCAGCAGATTGAGGAGAACCAGATCGCACTCAGGCTCCAAGACAAATATTACAGCGATGACTAA
- the LOC114864136 gene encoding myelin proteolipid protein-like has protein sequence MGCYDCCMRCLGGIPYCSLVATLLCFSGIALFCGCGHQALTETERLIEAYFARNLQDYITLAYIIQYFQYVIYGLASFFFLYCIVLLAEGFYTTSAARQTFGEFRSTMCGRCLSSSFIAVTYALAVLWLLVFAFSALPVYFFYNMDATCRTIDALTETPASINPLCVDARQYGLLPWNAVPGKACGITLSNICRTREYRMTYDLYVAAFAGAGVTVLALLTYTVSTTYNFAVLRYLGRKGMSPRC, from the exons ATGG GTTGCTATGACTGCTGTATGCGCTGCTTGGGTGGGATCCCGTACTGCTCGCTGGTCGCCACGCTGCTGTGCTTCTCCGGCATCGCCCTCTTCTGCGGCTGCGGCCACCAGGCCCTCACGGAGACGGAGCGGCTCATCGAGGCCTACTTCGCCCGCAACCTTCAGGACTACATCACCCTGGCCTACAT CATCCAGTATTTCCAGTATGTCATCTACGGCCTggcctccttcttcttcctctactgCATTGTGCTGCTGGCCGAGGGCTTCTACACCACGAGCGCTGCCCGGCAAACGTTCGGAGAGTTCAGGAGCACCATGTGTGGCCGCTGCCTCAGCTCCTCG TTCATCGCGGTGACGTACGCGCTGGCcgtgctgtggctgctggtgtTCGCCTTCTCCGCGCTGCCCGTCTACTTCTTCTACAACATGGACGCCACCTGCCGCACCATCGACGCCCTGACGGAGACGCCGGCGAGCATCAACCCGCTCTGCGTGGACGCGAGGCAATACG GGCTGTTGCCGTGGAACGCGGTGCCAGGCAAAGCTTGTGGCATCACGCTGTCCAATATATGCAGGACCAGAGAG TACCGGATGACCTACGACCTCTACGTCGCTGCCTTCGCTGGCGCCGGCGTCACCGTCTTGGCTCTG CTGACCTATACCGTGTCAACCACCTATAACTTTGCAGTTCTGCGGTATCTGGGCAGGAAGGGAATGAGTCCACGGTGTTAG
- the rab9b gene encoding ras-related protein Rab-9B, translating into MSGKSLLLKVILLGDGGVGKSSLMNRYVTDRFDSQSFHTIGVEFLNRDLEVDGRLVTLQIWDTAGQERFKSLRTPFYRGADCCLLTFAVNDLQSFQNLGCWKKEFMFYSDVKDPERFPFVVLGNKVDMEEREVGEEEARAWCEENGCCPYYETSAKDDTNVTAAFEAAVREVLAAEDQIGHALLGSTIDLHGNRKASRTSCC; encoded by the coding sequence ATGAGCGGTAAGAGTCTGCTGCTCAAGGTGATCCTGCTCGGGGACGGTGGAGTGGGCAAGTCTTCCTTGATGAACCGCTATGTCACAGATCGCTTCGACTCCCAGTCCTTTCATACCATAGGGGTGGAGTTCCTCAATCGCGACTTAGAGGTGGACGGCCGCCTGGTTACTCTTCAGATCTGGGACACAGCAGGTCAGGAGCGCTTCAAATCCCTGCGTACGCCCTTTTACCGAGGCGCAGACTGCTGTCTACTCACATTTGCTGTAAATGACCTGCAGAGCTTCCAGAACCTTGGCTGCTGGAAGAAGGAGTTTATGTTCTACTCAGATGTTAAAGACCCTGAACGGTTCCCTTTTGTGGTATTAGGCAACAAGGTAGACATGGAGGAAAGGGAGGTCGGGGAGGAAGAAGCACGAGCCTGGTGTGAAGAGAATGGCTGTTGCCCTTATTATGAAACTAGCGCAAAGGATGACACTAATGTTACAGCTGCATTTGAAGCCGCTGTCCGAGAGGTCCTGGCTGCTGAAGACCAGATTGGTCATGCGCTTCTGGGAAGTACTATtgatctccatggcaaccgtaAAGCCTCTCGAACATCTTGCTGCTGA
- the fut11 gene encoding alpha-(1,3)-fucosyltransferase 11, whose product MAGRGRLLPCLCLGLCGVLCWVWVSFASFPDSNIPPEALDAVDREVFQPQSALSEMEFASISSYTGPGNNDRRSNKELPILLWWSGGLFPHFPGDSERIDCATSSCLVTSNRKVQLYKRTASIIFYGTDFRAYEAPLPRLHHQTWALFHEESPMNNYILSHGPGIRLFNYTATFRRESDYPLTLQWLPSLDYLLKPVAVSLEEKNRLRREGLAPVLYMQSHCDVPSDRDRYVKELMKYIEVDSYGKCLNNKPLPDHLEDTATATGEEQRFMDFVARYKFHLALENGLCQDYMTEKLWRPLHQGCVPVYRGSSVVADWMPNNHSAIIMNDFPSPKALADFLKRLDENDDEYAKYLDFKKPSHISNTYLLKALETREWGVNDMSKPNYLNGFECYVCDQENARLAAERASRKSPKKSQPPQPKMANNSHMGCPLPSPGYGDIQDLPADDGWLQIWPQDYWQSLDQAEGLESLIRHNESDPSLLWKHIQNIAVSRARGKH is encoded by the exons ATGGCAGGCAGAGGCAGACTCTTGCCCTGTTTGTGCCTGGGGCTTTGTGGTGTCCTGTGCTGGGTCTGGGTCTCCTTTGCCTCCTTTCCAGACAGCAACATCCCCCCGGAGGCCTTAGATGCAGTGGACCGAGAGGTCTTTCAGCCCCAAAGTGCTCTATCGGAGATGGAGTTTGCCTCCATCAGTTCCTATACAGGACCTGGCAACAATGATCGTCGCAGCAACAAAGAGCTTCCCATTCTCCTCTGGTGGAGCGGTGGGCTGTTTCCGCATTTTCCTGGCGACTCTGAGCGCATTGATTGTGCCACGTCCTCCTGCCTTGTCACAAGCAACCGCAAG GTCCAGCTGTACAAAAGAACAGCGTCCATCATCTTCTACGGGACAGACTTCAGGGCATACGAGGCACCGCTTCCCCGACTCCATCACCAGACCTGGGCCCTGTTCCACGAAGAGTCACCCATGAACAACTACATCCTCTCCCATGGACCAGGCATCCGGCTGTTCAACTACACTGCCACATTTCGCAGGGAGTCCGACTATCCTCTTACCCTGCAGTGGTTGCCCTCGCTGGATTACCTGCTGAAGCCTGTAGCCGTGTCCCTTGAGGAGAAGAACCGCCTGAGGAGAGAGGGTCTGGCTCCTGTGCTTTACATGCAGTCTCACTGCGATGTCCCGTCTGATAGAGACAGATACGTCAAGGAGCTCATGAAGTACATTGAG GTGGACTCTTATGGTAAATGCCTGAATAACAAACCTCTGCCTGATCATCTGGAGGACACAGCCACCGCTACAGGCGAGGAACAGAGGTTCATGGATTTTGTAGCCCGCTATAAGTTCCACCTGGCCCTGGAGAACGGCCTGTGTCAGGATTACATGACCGAGAAACTGTGGCGCCCTCTCCATCAAGGCTGTGTACCTGTCTATCGAGGATCATCCGTGGTGGCAGACTGGATGCCCAACAACCACTCTGCAATTATAATGAATGACTTTCCTTCACCAAAAGCGCTTGCTGACTTCCTCAAACGTCTTGATGAGAATGACGATGAATATGCAAAATATTTAGACTTTAAGAAGCCCAGCCACATTAGTAACACTTATTTACTGAAGGCTCTAGAGACTCGTGAGTGGGGGGTTAATGACATGAGTAAGCCCAACTACCTGAATGGATTTGAATGTTACGTGTGTGACCAGGAAAATGCACGACTGGCAGCAGAGAGGGCAAGCAGGAAATCCCCTAAGAAAAGTCAACCTCCTCAGCCTAAAATGGCCAATAACTCTCACATGGGTTGCCCTCTGCCCTCCCCAGGGTACGGAGACATCCAAGATTTACCTGCAGATGATGG ATGGTTGCAAATATGGCCTCAGGATTATTGGCAAAGCCTGGACCAAGCAGAGGGGCTGGAGTCTCTGATAAGACATAACGAGTCAGACCCTTCGCTGCTGTGGAAACACATCCAAAACATAGCTGTGAGCAGAGCCAGAGGGAAACACTGA